DNA from SAR324 cluster bacterium:
GGACAGAATGGAAATTCGACAGGATTTCGTTGACAGCATTGGCAACACACCACTGATTCGCCTGCGGAAGGCTTCAGAATTGACTGGGTGTACAATCCTGGGAAAAGCTGAGTTTCTAAATCCGGGAGGATCTGTAAAGGACCGAGCTGCCCGAGCAATTATTTTGGATGCAGAGAAGAAAGGATTGCTTCAACCAGGTGGTTTGATTGTCGAAGGAACCGCTGGAAATACTGGAATTGGACTCGCCCTAGTTGGAAATGCCCGAGGCTACCGTACACTGATCGTTATTCCTGAGACTCAGAGCGAGGAAAAAAAAGACATGCTGCGACTTTGTGGTGCTGTAGTTAAAGAAGTTCCAGCAGTGCCCTACAAAGATCCAAACAACTATATTCATCAGTCGCGAAGAATCGCTGAAGAAGCAGCCGCAACCGAATCCAACGGTTCCATTTGGGCCAATCAATTTGACAACACAGCAAATCGAATGGGGCACTATGAAACAACAGGACCAGAAATCTGGGCGCAGACCGATGGGACTGTGGATGCCTTTATCTGCTCGGTTGGGACTGGAGGAACCTTGGCGGGAACAGCCATGGCTCTGCGTGAGCGAAATCCTGATATTGTGATAGGGTTGGTTGATCCAATGGGAGCTGCCCTCTATTCCTACTATACCACGGGTGAATTGCAATCTGTTGGAAGCTCAATTACCGAGGGCATTGGTCAGGGAAGAATCACCGCTAATCTGGAAGGACTCAAGGTAGACGCTGCATTTCGGGTCACAGATGATGAAATGTTGCCCATCTGCTTTGAACTACTGAGAGATGAGGCGCTATGCTTGGGAGGCTCAGCGGCTCTGAATGTTGCCGGGGCAATCCGTTTGGCCAAGCAACTTGGACCAGGCAAAACCATTGTCACTGTGCTTTGTGACTCAGGCGTCCGCTACAAATCGAAGCTCTTCAATCCTGAGTTTCTGCAAAGCAAGGATTTGCCAGTGCCGATCTGGCTGGAGAATGGTGAATGAAAACTCGAGTTGCGATCCTCTGTGGTGGCTTAAGTGGGGAGCATCAGGTATCTTTGATTTCGGCTTTCAATATCGCCAGAGCTCTTCCCACAGACCACTACGAGGTTCAGCTAATCGGTATCCGCAAAGATGGGAGTTGGTGCTGGAGACCTGAGGGAGACCTACTTTGCCAAACCCAGGATATCCGTGAAATCCATTTGCACCCAGCAGCGGAGACTCTTCTCCCAAGACAGTTGGGTCGGCTGCAAAATGAACAAGGTAAGTTACAGTGGCAGGCAGATGTTTTCTTCCCAATCACCCATGGGAATTTTGGAGAAGACGGCTCCTTGCAAGGGATGCTGCGACTGCTTCAAGTGCCCTTTGTCGGCTGTGATGTCTGGGGATCTGCGATCAGTATGGATAAGGATGTCACGAAGCGACTGCTCGTTCAGGCAGGCCTTCCGGTCACACCTTTTATCACGTTACGCAGGAACGAAGCCCTCCTCTATTCTGAAGTGGGCGCCAGATTGGGGTCACCATTCTTTGTCAAACCAA
Protein-coding regions in this window:
- a CDS encoding D-alanine--D-alanine ligase; the encoded protein is MKTRVAILCGGLSGEHQVSLISAFNIARALPTDHYEVQLIGIRKDGSWCWRPEGDLLCQTQDIREIHLHPAAETLLPRQLGRLQNEQGKLQWQADVFFPITHGNFGEDGSLQGMLRLLQVPFVGCDVWGSAISMDKDVTKRLLVQAGLPVTPFITLRRNEALLYSEVGARLGSPFFVKPTREGSSLGVTKVHNEDEYPQALKEAFSLDHKILLEQAIIGREIEAAVLGNDSLEVAKILGEIIPNHEFYSYDAKYVDPNGAILKIPAEIEASVANQIRDLAVESFRVVEGLGMARVDFFLTKDNQIYINEINTLPGFTSISMYPKLWEASGLSYSELLHQLVQLGLQRAAL
- a CDS encoding cysteine synthase A translates to MEIRQDFVDSIGNTPLIRLRKASELTGCTILGKAEFLNPGGSVKDRAARAIILDAEKKGLLQPGGLIVEGTAGNTGIGLALVGNARGYRTLIVIPETQSEEKKDMLRLCGAVVKEVPAVPYKDPNNYIHQSRRIAEEAAATESNGSIWANQFDNTANRMGHYETTGPEIWAQTDGTVDAFICSVGTGGTLAGTAMALRERNPDIVIGLVDPMGAALYSYYTTGELQSVGSSITEGIGQGRITANLEGLKVDAAFRVTDDEMLPICFELLRDEALCLGGSAALNVAGAIRLAKQLGPGKTIVTVLCDSGVRYKSKLFNPEFLQSKDLPVPIWLENGE